The following nucleotide sequence is from Pedobacter sp. PACM 27299.
CAAACGATCTTTCTGCGTTCTCTGTTCAGAAATATGGTAAAAAAAAAGCCGGATGATGAAGAAGTGAAGCAAATCATCTCCAGGCTAACCTAAGTAATGACTGAGAAGGAGCTTTTTAAAAATCCAAACCTGAAAGTATCAGATCTGGCCAAAGCGATTAACATTTCTAGCCATCAACTTTCGCAAATTCTAAATGAAAGTATTGAGAAGAATTTTACGCTGTTTATTAACGAGTACCGAATAAATGAAGCTTGTAAACTATTATTAAGTAATACAAACCTTACTATTGAAGCGGTAGCAGATGAAGTGGGATTTAATACAAAATCTACTTTCTTTGCGGCGTTCAAAAAAAATAAGGGCGCA
It contains:
- a CDS encoding helix-turn-helix domain-containing protein, whose amino-acid sequence is MTEKELFKNPNLKVSDLAKAINISSHQLSQILNESIEKNFTLFINEYRINEACKLLLSNTNLTIEAVADEVGFNTKSTFFAAFKKNKGATPSVYQQLNTPDL